The genomic DNA ACCCGCGGCTCGGGATTTGGAAAAcggcagaaaagaaaaaatctcgGAGCTCACGGACGCTCGAAAAAAACTCGCAGTTCGATTTTCGGTTAAAAGAATCCCGCTATCTCTTAGCTCAGGAGGGAGCCGAGGAGGAAACCGGGGGGGAGCTTGAGTTGGATTCGGGGATTCTcgcggaaaaaaaaaaaaaaaagaaaacctcaGCTCGAGTTCTCTCGCCCGGAGCTcgctcaaaaaaaaaaaaaacggaagCTCGAACTCCGGAAAACCCCACAGCTCGGCCGCTTCTCCCTCAACTCACCCGGATTTTTTTCCCCGATAACTCCCACGCCCATAACGCCCGGATTTCCTCAGCTTATCCTCCCTCTTCGACTCGTGCCATTCCCTCCGTCCACTGGCACGTCAACCGGTGATCTCGAGGCCGTCTCCAACGACTACCCGGAATTTGAAGTCGCGACACCCGAACCACCAGAGCCGCCAAGACCATCTTCATCTCTCTGCTtcgtttcatttttttaaaaaaatttctaaccGGGTCTGATTGTCTTTGCCGGGTCGAAGCAGATACACGCCGGATCAGAACTACCCTCGACCACCTTTGGTCGCCTCTCGAAAGCCCGAAGCATTGTCGTCAGTCTGGGCCAGCCGCTCGAGCCGCACGAACCAGCGAGCTCCCGTTCCAGGCGTTTCCattccagtcgggtctgtctaGACCATTCGGATACCCGACTTCCCATaatctccttttttttgtcGAAATCAGGTAGCACTCGGCCCAGATCCCATTcagttcggcccaatccagccCGGATCACAGCCCGATTCGGTTCAGCAGTCCGTTCGGCCCAGCAGCCCACCAGCATCCGAATCCAgcggcccagttcggcccacTCTCCCAGCAGCCCAACAgatccggcgattttttttatttacagaatcaccactcaactttccgaattaggtaaattctcgacttagtggcatgattaggggtcctttcctgaatattaataATTGCTTGAtagatatgatgtgaaatgagtgttcacgggtcgcgtgggtgatcggatttgtcccgaactcgattttacgaacttttcattttgtcacatttcagtccagaggacgcattttattttttttagatctgccccgaattttaaaatttctttccaatcaagtcccagtcattttactattttccaatcagtccttggatttttcagaatttttttctaagcatcccaaagaactttccaagttgtttcagtttagtcccggagccatttttcacctttttcagatctgccccgaatttcaaaatttcttttcaatcaagtcccagtcattttattattttccaatcagtcctggaattcccagaatttttcaagcatcccaaggaactttccaagttatttcagtttagtcctggggccattttttcgtttccagatcagtccagattttcaaattcgtttcaaacaagtcctgggacattttcagtaatttttacacagtccccaatttttcataattttcaaattggtCCCTAAAACTTCATCCGAatattcaaatcagtccctgctcttttaaaatcgttcaaatTAGTCCCCTGGACActttctaaaatatccggcccttttctacttggatcacccaccgacaatgtatgtgccccatttaaatattttatttttgtaattatgtgaccatgtcgaaaattagagtttatcgggcggtcaactaatggctatctcgatagctcgaaatccgtagactaaagcattcggcaagttttttaattaacctaaaattctacatacgggataatcgggactttaaatttggctaaattaaatcacttgatttctttaaatggattgcacgaattgactaataatttgtaatcgcgtcgacagttcaaaaaactgttagtcatgcccttttcaaaattcacaatttcaaaagcaccgagatacgtacaacgtaatcttgattttcatgtacacacatatttaccgatttaagggcatgattaccggttcttgtcctgccgtgaTCCTAGCatatgtttgtgcatagaattggtcaaaacatgggaaaataaattaatcacaaactcggcttaatcaaacatgggcaaatagtcaagtagaagggttaggttttgggttttaggtgaaaatacttttaatctgtaaaagccatattgtcacgatacagaataatctaaaaaacaacaaacacattcgagacttgactatggacatcacgtctgtcgggtccgttaaaataatgctggatgctacataccctatccatcacccctttttgcttgttttaaggtaggatttgtatgccaagatagttcgggtaataatcagttaattcacgtaaattcggcgataacaaaaccccattgattgtttatttgagcttgcttgttacatcttttgcacttgattgttatgcggatcgagcctgatcctttaggactcgattcacactgggtccaacgctcataaccgtcgatcacggagTCCAATATCCCCCATataccgagtgcgcatttaatttaattttcggtcttttccaaaactatacggtgagcatgagtgaaatcatggccgaatgcgaaccgaccgagatttagtcattatagcttgccttttatttatttgagagaacaatgtaaggttttatattatacatatattcatgtaaaatcccggtcggagagtggacggtcagagtgtttattcgaatttacggtgtcaaaacgcataagacaagcggaacttaattatgcggtaattaaattaaaatggcaagcctagacaagctagagtaccgaaagggcgtgtgggatataggcccacacgtaatagaacccctgaattcggaattttcggttccgtatagaccattgccttaacattttaggtgtaccccgtacccctagacccgggcgactcaccggccctcgaccttcgagtcgtaaacaagtagtggcgactccttctcacgtgcgtccgtcgcgcatccccgggaaggtggacactcccaagccgcgttgcatttaggcacGCGCAtgtgtgccccgacgagacgaaattcgggtgcgcacactgCTGATGGCTTCTCAGAGGCAAGGCTGATCGGTATTGGTGCATTTGGTTCCGTGTATAAAGGAATCATTGGAGAAGGTGAGGACCAAAAGATTATTGCAGTGAAAGTGCTGAACATGATGAGGAGAGGAGCAATCAAGAGCTTCATGGCTGAGTGTGAGGCCCTGAAAAACATCAGGCATCGCAATCTCCTCAAGGTACTGACAGCTTGTTCGGGGATCGATAGCAATGGTAATGATTTCAAGGCCCTCGTTTACGAATTTATGGTCAATGATAATCTAGAGAATTGGCTACATCCAACCCATCTCGAAGAAAATGGGGTGACTGAAACAAAGAGGAACCTAAGTCTATTGCTGAGGCTGAATATCGTGATTGATATTGCTTGTTCTTTGGATTATCTTCATCATCAGTTTGAATGCCCAATAGTTCACTGTGATCTCAAGCCAAGCAACATTCTTCTCGACGAGCAAATGGTTGCACATGTCAGTGATTTTGGCCTCGCAAGATTTATTCCAAGACGCATCGATGAACTCTGTACCAATCAATCAAGTTCTATGGGAGTAAGAGGTTCCACAGGTTATGTTGCACCAGGTAATTGACATTGATCTCTTTTTGGTTGTAATTCTTATTTTGACTATCAGCCCATTAATTTACTGTAATTAtcttttcactcaaaataatGTGCTCCAGAGTATGGACTGGGAAGTGAAGTGTCAACATGGGGCGATGTCTACAGTTACGGTATTGTCTTGCTAGAGCTGTTTACTGCGAAGAGGCCAACTGATGAGATGTTTGATGAAAATCTGAACCTTCACAATTATGTGAAGAAAGCTTTGCTTGGTGGAGTTGAAGAAATTGTAGATCCAATCCTTCTCGAGGAAGGACAAGCAGTAGAGCAGAGAGTGAAGACACATTTTCGAGCCTCAAGTAGCAGTGGAAATGGCAGAGTCATCGAGTGTTTGATCTCGGTATTTCAAGTCGGATTAGCTTGCTCCAATGAACAACCAAAGGAACGAATGGATATCTGTGATGTAGTGGTTGAGCTGAGCTCAATCAGAAACAAGCTTGTGCCAAGGAGAGGTCGGACATGATTAAGGAGGAGGTTTCTTTGTAGATGGTCTTTGATTACTAAATAGTCGTAATCTTATTTTGGTTGAATTTGTGTGGAGAGAAATAAGAACTTCATGGTTCAGGGTCAATTAttgtcctctttttttttttatgctaTACAAACATCAATTTGTTAATCAGGGGTTAATAGCGGTACAAGGGTATCCTACAAACATACATAGCAAAACAAAATTCAATCTAATGCCCTATTGGCATAGATCGTGGGCATGCGGGTTCGAAGAGCGTGGAGCCCAAGTACAACGCCAAGTCGAGAAACAAGAAAGAAAGTTCATAATGTCTACAATAAAATTCCTAATCTACCACAGAGCATTCCGGTAATTGGACAGAGCATTAACTAAAATTAAAGCATTGGAAATAAGCCAAATCCTTGTCCAGCCAAAACTAAGAGCCAAAGAAGTGGCGAGGAGTGTAGCCTGGGCCTCAGCTTGTAAGGGCGAAGCTGTTGAGGTTAGTGCACACCATGAATAGATAATGGTTAGTGCACACTATGAATAGACAATGCCTTCGCTGTGTGTTTGAGCAACCCCAGCCACAAAAGCTTTTGGACCACGCCAAGCTTTTGGGTCAATTCTTGTCCCGAGGTAATATTTTCATGCCAAATGTTcttgaaataatattttagttgCAAATTGAAAGTTCATGTTGTGGCCACTGATAATGTTTCTATAAAACAAAACACAACAACAAGAGAAGTGAAGAAAACCGATGTCGGAAAACACTTGCTACTTCCACAATGTGGAAACTCTCATAAAATTCTCTATAACATGAATAGACCTAAGTCTGTTAAAAAAAACTGAACGTTTCATTCCACGTTGGTTGTGAGCTGTTTGTGTCTGTCTTCGAAAtgttaaagggaaaaaaataataaaaaatcacatattgGATTACCTCATAGTACtctcaaaattcacaattgtCGTCACTCAGAAAGCCAAATGGCTCATTACGATTTGAAGCTCGATAAAATTCTTCATGTAAGAGAAATGGTAGCAAATATAGACAATTTTGGGTGCACAATCTGTTCTAGAAACAGCATATTGTCCCTGCAAAATAATCACTCAAGTTCGTTTGACAATTAAGGCTATTGCTCCAGGTAAACtcttgtttttaattttttttttcataatattatcaaataaattttgaattttgaattttgaataaataattttccCATGAAATACAGTTATTTACATCTTTTCATGATTATATACAATAGTAGATTTTTAGTTTGTCTGAGGTTGTCATTTATACAGAGTAACTACCAATCAAAAGATTACAGCAGAAAACAAAATGTTAAAAGCCTAAATAAGAGTTTGGAACTTTAAAGAGTTGCCTTCAGCAGACGCTTCTTCCTTTCTGAATACCAACTAGATGCTGCATCATATGGAAGAAAGTGGTTTCTCCTCTAATCAACATTTCTTCACAGCTACCTGAATACCCCAGGAAACTGATCCGTATTTTGTACTCAATCAATCCAGGACGCACAACCAAGCTTTAAAGGATGATCTATTTcttcaaaaaggaaaaaaaaaaaaaaaggaatggtCCAGGGAAATCAATGGCAGGAAGACACAATTAAAACCTCTTATGCAATAAGAAACCAATGGACCCAACGACATTTAATTATGATACCAAAAAGATTTAGAGCTACTATCCCCTATACCCATTGAAGATCAGTGGCGTAGCGAGGCCCCTTAGTTGCAGTAACTTTCTCCAACTCCAAGGACAATTGCTTGGTGTCTTGAAAGACCAGAAACATCCATTTTTAATCAAGTATCTTCGGACCCAGGCAAACTAGATTGGCCCAAAAGGATATCCCTATATTCTTGATTTGATTATCTAATAAACCTTATTCCATGcctctagattccaaatcccCAGGCCTCCTTCCCTTCTCAAAGTGTACTTATCAAAGCATCATCAACAAAGTTTCTTGAACCATTAGTGAATATGAATAGGTTGTCTGCAAAGCAAAGCTGGGCAAACTTGATAGCTATACGTATAGAGTGATAACCTAGCTCTCCTCAACTGCTAGCTTGGTGAGCATCTGAGTCAGTACCTCCCACTGCATTGACAAAAAAGATAAGGAGATAGAAATAACTTGCAAGAGAACCATTGACAAAGAGACTGAGAAGTAGGATGATGTAATAGACCCGCTGATTGTAGGACCcaacatcttttttttttttaaatgtgcatacatacacatatgctttatttatatatatatatatatatatagtggactttgctgaaaaaaaagaagaaagaagaaagaagaagagcatGGAGGCATGGACTCCACGTGGCCCATAATTCCTCCCCTCATCTTCCACCGCCTTatcattcatttcatttttttttcttttcttctttgctCGGTTGACGGAGGGAACCAAGGGAACAGAGCAAGAaagaaaacagagagagagagagagagagagagagagagagagagagagagagagggtaaGCGGCTAAGCTCGAGGTTAAGCTCAAGGATGAGGGAGCGAGCGAGCGAGTGGCAGGGAGCTCGGGATTGAGCTCAATGGAGGGGGTTCAGAAAAAGGGAGAGGGGAGAGGAAATGGGAGGAAGGAGCAAACACGGAGAGTGAGCGTCGGGCTATAGGTAATTCATGTGGGAAAGTCTTTTGAGCTTAGTTAGGTTATGTAACTGATTTTATTCAAGCtttacttattaaaaaattgtggCTATTCTTGTGAAATTAGTTGtctatttggttttagagttgagttgagttgaattttgattttaattggtttgtaatgattgtaatgttgaaatatgaaaaaaagtgtgaaaaagtaatgaatagttgagagaatttattattaaaagttgaattgaatggttaaaaaaattgaagaaaaatgaaaaaaataataattgtgttgttgacttttgttgtgcagtgagtagagttaaaatcttaaaatcggATTTAAAAATCCAACAAGGCATAGAAGTTTGGGTAAGTTGGATTGATGGTGAAGGAATTGGGTAAGCTTAGACTCTTTGAGATTATTGATGTTTTGGGTAGGTATAGCTTAACTCGTCTTCTTTTGAGGTTCTTCTAGCTAGTTCCATTTTCCTTTTGTGAACTAGGAAGTATGAGCTAATTAAATAACCAAATAGGAAGAGTTAGTACATTAGATTAGGTCAGTGTATGCTTTGATAGATAACATTGATTTTGCAAATGGTTAAGTGTCattttgcttatatatatatatatatatatgtatgtatgtatgtatatatcattTGATGATTTGGAATCGTAATTGAATAAACAATTAGGTTGACAAGCCTAGggtgataattaattaaggttCTTGAGTGGAAGTCATGAATATGGAAGCTGATTTTATAGAGTCATAGCtcaaattatttctttttgttgttgttgaAATGCTTTGTTAGTAGCTGAattggaatttttttcatagttGGCATAAATGGTGAAATGAGAGTTTGTGTAAGCAATGGATTAAAGCA from Punica granatum isolate Tunisia-2019 chromosome 2, ASM765513v2, whole genome shotgun sequence includes the following:
- the LOC116194397 gene encoding probable LRR receptor-like serine/threonine-protein kinase At3g47570 → MCAPTRRNSGAHTADGFSEARLIGIGAFGSVYKGIIGEGEDQKIIAVKVLNMMRRGAIKSFMAECEALKNIRHRNLLKVLTACSGIDSNGNDFKALVYEFMVNDNLENWLHPTHLEENGVTETKRNLSLLLRLNIVIDIACSLDYLHHQFECPIVHCDLKPSNILLDEQMVAHVSDFGLARFIPRRIDELCTNQSSSMGVRGSTGYVAPEYGLGSEVSTWGDVYSYGIVLLELFTAKRPTDEMFDENLNLHNYVKKALLGGVEEIVDPILLEEGQAVEQRVKTHFRASSSSGNGRVIECLISVFQVGLACSNEQPKERMDICDVVVELSSIRNKLVPRRGRT